A portion of the Chondrinema litorale genome contains these proteins:
- a CDS encoding efflux transporter outer membrane subunit, whose protein sequence is MKKLKIYQLAIPVVVSFLVQSCFVAKNYQKPELSTENLYRTDLDLDSNSLASMSWDKLFTDPVLQGYIRSGLENNYDMLIALQTLKAAESNMLQGKESYLPTLDIGPTWTHQTYSQNSQFGRLFTGSLDQFELTANASWEADIWGKIRSTKRSAIAAYLGTVAAQQAIQTELVANIASIYYQILAADAQLKVAESTLENRVSSVEVIHSLKESGSVNEVAVKQTEAQQYGTEIIIQDLKYNIKILENTLSILLGEAPGEINRGSFEAQTIDAEVTPGVPALLLSRRPDVVSAEFNFRQAFENTNIAKSNFYPSLTISASVGLQSLELRNWFSANSIFSTLITGITQPILNKRQIRTNYEVAQANQQTAYLQYEQTLLNAGKEVSDALATYKNETEKLIIRNNQLEALKNAADYSDELLQYGLVNYLEVLTAKDSALNTELDLISNKYNQLNAVITLYRSLGGGYQPLPVLTTEEN, encoded by the coding sequence ATGAAAAAACTAAAAATATATCAATTAGCGATTCCGGTGGTGGTTAGTTTTCTGGTGCAATCTTGTTTTGTGGCAAAAAACTATCAGAAACCGGAGTTAAGTACCGAGAACTTGTACCGCACAGATTTAGACCTAGATAGTAATTCTTTGGCTTCTATGTCGTGGGACAAGCTTTTTACAGACCCTGTTTTACAAGGTTATATTCGTAGTGGTTTAGAGAATAATTACGATATGCTTATCGCATTGCAAACTCTAAAAGCCGCTGAATCTAATATGTTGCAAGGTAAAGAGTCTTATTTGCCAACTTTAGATATAGGCCCAACTTGGACACACCAGACTTATTCACAAAACAGTCAGTTTGGTAGGTTATTTACTGGTTCTTTAGATCAGTTTGAATTAACAGCAAATGCTTCGTGGGAGGCTGATATTTGGGGTAAAATTAGAAGTACAAAACGTTCGGCTATAGCTGCTTATTTAGGTACAGTGGCAGCCCAACAAGCTATTCAAACTGAATTGGTTGCTAACATAGCTTCAATTTACTATCAGATTTTGGCGGCTGATGCACAGCTTAAAGTAGCTGAATCTACATTAGAAAACAGAGTTTCAAGTGTTGAAGTAATTCATTCTCTTAAAGAGTCTGGTAGTGTAAATGAGGTAGCTGTAAAGCAAACAGAAGCACAGCAATACGGTACAGAGATTATTATTCAAGACTTAAAGTACAATATCAAAATTCTTGAAAATACATTAAGTATCTTATTGGGCGAAGCTCCAGGTGAAATAAACAGAGGAAGCTTTGAGGCACAAACTATTGATGCAGAGGTTACCCCCGGAGTGCCTGCTTTATTGCTAAGTCGCAGACCAGATGTAGTAAGTGCCGAGTTTAATTTTAGACAAGCTTTTGAAAATACCAATATTGCAAAGAGTAATTTCTATCCATCGCTTACTATTTCAGCTTCTGTTGGTTTGCAAAGTTTAGAACTCAGAAACTGGTTTAGTGCCAACTCTATCTTTTCTACTTTAATAACAGGTATTACTCAACCAATTCTAAACAAAAGACAGATAAGAACAAACTACGAAGTTGCTCAGGCTAATCAGCAAACAGCTTATTTACAATATGAGCAAACATTGTTAAATGCAGGCAAGGAAGTGTCTGATGCTTTGGCGACTTATAAAAACGAAACAGAAAAACTAATAATAAGAAACAATCAACTCGAAGCATTAAAAAATGCTGCTGATTACTCAGATGAGTTACTCCAATATGGTTTGGTAAACTATTTGGAAGTACTTACAGCAAAAGATAGTGCATTAAATACCGAGTTAGATTTAATAAGTAATAAATACAACCAGCTAAATGCGGTAATTACATTGTACCGCTCATTGGGTGGTGGTTACCAACCTCTTCCCGTATTAACAACAGAAGAAAACTAA
- a CDS encoding TIR domain-containing protein, with amino-acid sequence MTGKSIAMSIDHIKTFIASGNLKKAIDELLNITQNTEIHNKIILQSARLSNLRKEERMGIISESNSQQTRAQITYAILEYLSEISYDENANSANKFAELPTVFISYNHKDIEIAERVKQKLEITGISVAIDSESMHAGEDIKLFIERCIRENDITLSLVSNNSLISAWVAMETILTTTGEVIANKKFIPCSIDQDFFNRSFTDEVLDIIEHEIADIDNTIQKRRTKQRGIEDLQNELSRYIQLKNNLPEIIRRLKESLTTDISGENFDTGMLKIISTILQR; translated from the coding sequence ATGACAGGAAAATCAATTGCCATGTCGATAGATCATATAAAAACTTTTATTGCTTCTGGTAATCTAAAAAAAGCAATAGATGAGTTACTCAATATTACACAAAATACAGAAATCCATAATAAAATTATCTTGCAATCTGCCAGATTAAGCAATCTAAGGAAAGAAGAACGGATGGGTATTATTTCTGAAAGTAACTCTCAGCAAACAAGAGCTCAAATAACTTATGCTATTTTAGAATACCTAAGTGAAATAAGTTATGATGAAAATGCAAACTCAGCTAATAAGTTTGCAGAGTTACCAACTGTATTTATCTCTTACAACCACAAAGACATAGAAATTGCTGAGAGGGTTAAACAAAAACTAGAAATTACCGGAATAAGTGTTGCGATAGATTCTGAAAGCATGCACGCTGGTGAAGATATTAAGTTATTTATCGAGAGATGTATTAGAGAAAATGACATTACTCTTTCGCTGGTTTCTAATAATAGCTTAATCTCTGCTTGGGTTGCCATGGAAACAATACTCACAACTACAGGAGAAGTAATCGCAAACAAAAAATTTATCCCTTGTTCTATTGATCAAGATTTTTTTAATAGAAGTTTTACAGATGAAGTACTAGATATTATTGAACATGAAATTGCAGATATAGATAACACCATACAAAAGCGAAGAACTAAACAAAGAGGTATAGAAGACTTACAAAACGAGTTATCTCGATACATCCAATTAAAAAATAACTTACCAGAAATTATTCGAAGACTTAAAGAATCTCTCACAACAGATATTAGTGGCGAAAATTTCGATACAGGAATGCTCAAAATAATATCTACTATCTTACAAAGATAA